A genomic window from Triticum urartu cultivar G1812 chromosome 7, Tu2.1, whole genome shotgun sequence includes:
- the LOC125521346 gene encoding uncharacterized protein LOC125521346 has translation MGGVMEADGRKDGDTPAAAAQRGEASLGVSVQEGLQHAKASVVGAVQQAMAGSEEEAAQADLRAAKAQVEATDEAEVKKKQLAAG, from the coding sequence ATGGGCGGGGTGATGGAGGCCGACGGTAGGAAGGACGGCGAcacgccggcggcggcggcgcagaggGGCGAGGCGTCGTTGGGCGTGTCCGTGCAGGAGGGGCTGCAGCACGCCAAGGCCAGCGTGGTCGGCGCGGTGCAGCAGGCGATGGCGGGgagcgaggaggaggcggcgcagGCGGACCTGCGCGCGGCCAAGGCGCAGGTGGAGGCCACCGACGAGGCCGAGGTCAAGAAGAAGCAACTCGCCGCCGGTTGA